In Gimesia benthica, a single window of DNA contains:
- the ribD gene encoding bifunctional diaminohydroxyphosphoribosylaminopyrimidine deaminase/5-amino-6-(5-phosphoribosylamino)uracil reductase RibD gives MDPISQFSSPEAVMQRALELARLGQGFVEPNPAVGSVIVDHRLQLLGEGYHQKCGGPHAEIHALQMAEEKARGATVYVTLEPCCHQGKTGPCSQALIQAGVKKVVIAMRDPAPHVDGGGIADLKAAGIEVEVGLLEEEAQRLVRPFVKRVTQGLPWIHAKWAMTLDGKIASRTGHSQWISNSRSRAIVHELRGRMDAIMVGHQTALSDDPLLTARPAGKSTLTRIVVDSQATLSCKSKLVRTISEAPVLVVAHPSAPAENIQRLEQAGVEVCLIAGDTDSTRPDLTLFMRELGRREMTNVLIEGGGGLLGSGFDAGLIDEVHVFLAPKLVGGAAAITPMAGIGLEQIPSFENITELEVQQLESDLYLHGRVVYQASECEGSVEPKSV, from the coding sequence GTGGATCCGATCAGTCAGTTTTCCAGCCCTGAAGCTGTCATGCAGCGTGCCCTGGAGCTGGCCCGCCTGGGGCAAGGTTTTGTAGAACCCAACCCCGCTGTGGGCTCGGTGATCGTAGATCATCGGCTACAGCTTCTGGGAGAAGGCTATCATCAAAAGTGTGGTGGTCCCCATGCAGAGATCCACGCGCTTCAAATGGCAGAAGAAAAGGCCCGTGGGGCGACTGTTTATGTGACCCTGGAACCCTGCTGCCATCAGGGGAAGACCGGCCCCTGTTCCCAGGCATTGATACAGGCGGGTGTGAAAAAAGTTGTGATTGCGATGCGTGATCCTGCACCGCATGTGGACGGTGGTGGAATCGCTGATCTCAAAGCAGCCGGGATTGAAGTCGAAGTCGGACTTTTAGAAGAAGAAGCACAGAGACTTGTGAGGCCTTTTGTGAAGCGAGTAACACAGGGGTTGCCCTGGATACATGCCAAATGGGCCATGACGCTCGACGGAAAGATTGCCAGCCGTACAGGGCATTCGCAGTGGATCTCCAACAGCAGGTCACGTGCAATCGTGCATGAGCTGCGGGGGCGTATGGATGCAATCATGGTGGGGCATCAAACGGCACTGTCGGACGATCCCCTGCTCACTGCGCGACCTGCAGGAAAGAGTACACTCACGCGAATTGTCGTTGATTCTCAGGCGACGCTGTCCTGTAAGTCCAAGCTGGTTCGTACCATTTCTGAGGCTCCCGTGCTGGTGGTGGCTCATCCATCTGCGCCGGCGGAAAATATACAACGGCTGGAACAGGCCGGTGTCGAAGTGTGTCTGATAGCAGGTGACACTGATTCAACCCGCCCTGACCTCACATTATTTATGAGGGAGCTGGGGCGTAGAGAGATGACAAACGTGCTGATCGAAGGGGGCGGTGGGTTGCTGGGCTCTGGTTTCGATGCAGGGCTGATTGACGAGGTGCACGTATTCCTCGCTCCGAAGCTTGTTGGTGGAGCGGCCGCGATCACACCCATGGCGGGAATCGGCCTTGAGCAGATTCCCTCTTTTGAAAACATCACCGAACTGGAAGTGCAGCAGTTGGAGTCCGATCTTTACTTGCACGGACGGGTGGTGTATCAGGCTTCAGAGTGTGAAGGTTCTGTGGAACCAAAATCAGTTTAG
- the cysK gene encoding cysteine synthase A produces the protein MPIYQDNSETIGRTPLVKINHLTEGLKATILAKVEGRNPAYSVKCRIGANMIWDAEKSGKLKPGMQVVEPTSGNTGIALSFVCAARGYKLTLTMPDSMSVERRLMLKGFGANLVLTPGADGMKGAIQKAEELAASPEFFMPQQFENPANPEIHFKTTGPEILKDTEGKVDYIVAGVGTGGTITGISRFLKTDQGLDVKSVAVEPTSSPVLSGGEPGKHKIQGIGAGFIPGNCDTSLIDEVIQVTDDEAFEMAGLIAKKEGITCGISCGAAMHAALEIAKRPEAEGKTIVVILPDSGERYLSTPLFDEAR, from the coding sequence ATGCCCATTTATCAAGATAACTCTGAAACAATCGGTCGGACCCCTCTGGTTAAGATCAACCATTTGACGGAAGGGTTGAAGGCGACAATCCTGGCCAAAGTTGAAGGTCGAAATCCGGCGTACAGTGTTAAGTGTCGCATCGGTGCGAACATGATCTGGGATGCGGAAAAGAGCGGAAAACTGAAGCCTGGAATGCAGGTGGTGGAGCCGACCAGTGGTAACACCGGCATCGCGCTTTCCTTCGTCTGTGCGGCCCGCGGTTACAAGTTAACCCTGACCATGCCAGATTCGATGTCCGTAGAACGACGTCTGATGTTGAAAGGCTTCGGTGCCAACCTGGTACTGACACCCGGGGCTGACGGTATGAAAGGCGCGATCCAGAAAGCAGAAGAACTGGCTGCCAGCCCGGAATTCTTCATGCCACAACAGTTCGAAAACCCGGCAAATCCGGAAATTCACTTCAAAACCACCGGTCCTGAAATTCTGAAGGATACCGAGGGCAAAGTCGATTACATTGTCGCTGGGGTGGGGACCGGTGGAACAATCACGGGTATTTCACGGTTTCTGAAGACGGATCAGGGGCTCGATGTGAAATCGGTGGCAGTCGAGCCGACGAGCAGTCCAGTTCTGTCAGGTGGTGAGCCAGGAAAACATAAGATTCAGGGGATCGGAGCCGGGTTTATTCCCGGTAACTGCGATACCTCATTGATCGATGAAGTGATCCAGGTTACCGACGATGAAGCCTTCGAAATGGCTGGTCTGATCGCCAAAAAAGAAGGGATCACCTGCGGCATCAGTTGTGGTGCAGCGATGCATGCTGCCCTGGAGATTGCCAAACGCCCCGAAGCAGAAGGTAAAACCATTGTTGTGATTCTGCCCGATTCGGGTGAGCGTTACCTGTCGACGCCCTTATTTGATGAGGCGCGTTAA
- a CDS encoding right-handed parallel beta-helix repeat-containing protein, with protein MSGSDIQAATYYVNNQTGSDEYDGLSEKTAVATIARAISLSKTSDRIELANTGTVYRESMLFRKLGGTPDRPFLIEGNGAVISGLVSLSAEQWKSTGEGVYVLQLDKTPYGNPFLVSAGKRLPAARNREALKEGEHYWDRESHRIYLYCAAGKRPVDYKLEATLQVSGLTLTSASYISCQNLIAEHFTNDGFNIHGDCRGIRLENVVARHNGDDGISIHEAGGLIVQNAYVHDNFYGIQDVNASRSVYNGVLAEKNQVGVSLVGGYHSLVDCQVRNNTQKEIDIAGAVPRHLIGGEQNLLARTILFAQNVSVFGEGSAAGLSVRNGAHAIVEHTVITGTRTGVSIDAQSHGHLTLTAVSKCDTILDLRTKDCFLDYNLYGVGRFRWMETDYSADQWAEYQAASQQDQHSRIEQISVSADGLVSTPGEALLYSDRKQTVGPTAPFTLSFSQD; from the coding sequence GTGAGCGGTTCCGATATTCAGGCTGCCACTTACTATGTCAATAACCAAACGGGCAGCGATGAGTACGATGGGCTTTCAGAGAAAACCGCTGTGGCAACGATTGCCCGGGCGATCTCGCTTTCCAAAACCAGCGACCGAATCGAACTGGCGAATACAGGCACCGTCTACCGGGAATCGATGCTGTTTCGCAAGCTGGGCGGGACTCCTGATCGACCGTTTTTGATCGAGGGAAATGGAGCGGTTATTTCAGGTCTTGTGTCACTCTCCGCGGAACAATGGAAATCGACGGGAGAGGGAGTCTACGTCTTACAACTGGATAAGACTCCGTACGGAAATCCGTTTCTGGTATCAGCAGGGAAACGTCTGCCTGCTGCCAGAAATCGAGAAGCTCTGAAAGAGGGGGAGCATTACTGGGATCGAGAGTCTCACAGGATCTATCTATATTGCGCAGCAGGAAAGCGACCTGTCGACTATAAACTGGAAGCGACGTTGCAGGTCAGTGGATTGACTCTGACCAGTGCCAGCTACATTTCCTGCCAGAACCTGATCGCGGAACATTTTACGAACGATGGGTTCAATATTCATGGAGACTGTCGCGGCATTAGACTGGAGAATGTAGTCGCGCGACACAACGGCGATGATGGTATTTCCATTCATGAAGCGGGGGGGCTTATTGTTCAGAACGCTTATGTCCATGACAACTTCTATGGTATTCAGGATGTCAACGCGTCCCGTTCCGTTTATAACGGTGTGCTGGCAGAAAAGAATCAGGTGGGTGTCAGTCTGGTGGGTGGTTACCATTCACTGGTCGACTGTCAGGTCCGCAACAATACACAAAAAGAAATTGATATCGCCGGCGCGGTGCCGCGCCACCTGATTGGTGGAGAACAGAATCTTCTGGCCCGGACGATTCTATTTGCTCAGAATGTGTCCGTGTTTGGAGAGGGAAGCGCGGCGGGGCTCAGTGTCCGTAATGGTGCTCATGCGATTGTTGAGCATACCGTGATCACAGGTACCAGAACTGGCGTATCCATAGATGCGCAAAGCCATGGTCATCTGACTCTGACGGCGGTTAGCAAATGTGACACGATTCTGGATCTGCGGACTAAAGACTGTTTCCTGGATTATAATCTGTATGGCGTCGGTCGGTTCCGCTGGATGGAAACTGATTACAGTGCCGATCAGTGGGCGGAGTATCAGGCCGCTTCGCAACAGGATCAGCACTCCCGAATCGAGCAAATATCAGTCTCAGCAGACGGGCTGGTCAGCACCCCTGGAGAAGCATTGCTTTATTCAGATCGGAAGCAGACCGTCGGACCAACGGCACCGTTCACGCTTTCATTTTCACAGGATTAG
- a CDS encoding SEC-C domain-containing protein translates to MSIDPYDPCPCNSGKKYKFCCHSIGDEVSKISHLHETHQTATALQLLDRLKKKYPEQPLSYITEAQILMAERRFEDALVPLNECLEREPDHPAAHSLLATSSFLAHGYKQSQKTIYTAFQKCAAVDVSLATPLAISIAIALQMRGYYLAAREHFALAMRVASQEYQQNLFMNLLEFDGDDQIPYQFRGVHVLERCPLEESEQQTTFEKAQRLANLGCYRSAAGLFKQLAEATGLVILWKNAAFCYAWATDEVKAAELFHQAAKLESEFAEAVELETLAQLLDLNNTAEVVNSIEKIYEVESLAKFLGLLDQHPQVLRGNVPPPQDQEETTPVAYYQILNTELNAESRGEAITLENVPTVIGDIDVFDADRQLGHKANIRLYAYEGDQLTQAEEIFADALGKDGKTECGLQELEPECEDTGTPLSPVPTEQWPLFFRWSFPQKMPILKRRELEAEQWKVLLSKTWPETPLAGLDGKTPVEAAKDESLKVSLTAAVYVLDAQTLSLGHFLDFAELSPALEVSELPALEIDESSQFNTCSSMTQNRIPVKELSDRQLMYIFNRALLIRHPRFLYDVLIEVLSRDECKKEVDLDRVYTTLTEICHKKNQRAEMLSWIHKGQENAQASQAFENELQWKMRELSFRLEDTSDPGLSDFMKEIWDKYGKKMPQIREYLKAFAQAFDLDLPWMKESSLLDTGDLAGNVSSEGIWAPGEATPEADSGSGSKLWLPGQS, encoded by the coding sequence ATGAGTATTGATCCCTATGATCCCTGTCCCTGCAACAGCGGGAAAAAATATAAGTTTTGCTGTCACTCGATCGGAGACGAGGTCAGCAAAATATCGCATCTGCATGAGACTCATCAGACGGCGACAGCATTGCAACTTCTGGATCGCCTGAAGAAGAAATATCCCGAACAACCTTTGAGCTATATTACTGAAGCTCAGATCCTGATGGCTGAGCGACGTTTTGAAGACGCGCTGGTTCCATTGAATGAATGCCTGGAGCGAGAACCGGATCATCCCGCCGCCCATTCTCTGCTGGCGACTTCTTCATTTCTGGCACATGGATACAAGCAGTCCCAAAAAACCATTTATACGGCGTTTCAGAAGTGTGCCGCCGTCGATGTCAGTCTGGCGACTCCTCTGGCGATCAGTATTGCGATTGCCCTGCAGATGCGCGGCTATTACCTGGCGGCCCGGGAGCATTTCGCTCTGGCGATGCGGGTGGCCTCACAGGAATATCAGCAGAACCTGTTTATGAATCTGCTGGAGTTTGACGGGGATGATCAAATCCCGTATCAGTTCCGGGGAGTGCATGTCCTGGAACGCTGTCCCCTCGAAGAGAGCGAACAGCAGACCACTTTTGAGAAAGCACAGCGCCTGGCGAATCTCGGATGTTATCGTTCCGCTGCAGGTCTGTTTAAACAACTGGCAGAAGCGACCGGGCTGGTCATCCTCTGGAAAAACGCAGCCTTCTGTTATGCCTGGGCGACAGATGAAGTCAAGGCCGCCGAGCTGTTTCATCAGGCTGCGAAACTGGAATCGGAATTTGCTGAAGCTGTTGAGCTGGAAACACTGGCACAGCTGCTAGATCTGAATAACACGGCTGAAGTTGTTAATTCGATCGAAAAGATTTACGAAGTCGAATCACTTGCGAAATTCCTGGGCCTGCTGGATCAGCACCCGCAGGTTTTAAGAGGCAACGTTCCTCCACCACAGGATCAGGAGGAGACGACTCCTGTTGCGTATTATCAAATTCTCAACACCGAACTTAATGCCGAATCCCGCGGCGAAGCGATCACTCTCGAAAATGTCCCCACGGTAATTGGTGATATTGATGTCTTTGATGCAGATCGCCAGTTGGGTCATAAGGCGAACATTCGATTGTATGCCTACGAGGGTGATCAACTGACACAAGCGGAAGAGATTTTCGCAGACGCTCTCGGGAAAGACGGCAAAACTGAGTGTGGTCTGCAGGAACTGGAGCCGGAATGTGAAGATACGGGGACTCCGCTATCACCTGTGCCTACTGAGCAGTGGCCTCTCTTTTTCCGCTGGAGCTTCCCTCAGAAAATGCCCATTCTCAAACGACGGGAACTGGAAGCGGAGCAGTGGAAAGTGCTGCTTTCCAAGACGTGGCCGGAAACTCCCCTGGCAGGACTGGACGGGAAAACGCCTGTTGAAGCGGCGAAGGATGAGAGTCTCAAAGTATCGCTAACCGCGGCCGTGTACGTTCTGGACGCACAGACGCTTTCTCTGGGCCATTTCCTGGACTTCGCAGAGCTGTCTCCCGCGCTGGAAGTTTCCGAGCTGCCTGCGCTGGAGATTGACGAGTCGTCGCAGTTCAATACGTGTTCCTCAATGACACAGAACCGGATTCCGGTTAAGGAATTGAGTGATCGGCAATTGATGTATATCTTCAATCGGGCTTTATTAATTCGGCATCCCCGTTTTCTGTATGACGTGTTGATCGAAGTTCTCAGCAGGGATGAATGCAAAAAAGAAGTCGACCTGGATCGCGTCTACACTACGCTGACAGAGATCTGTCATAAGAAGAATCAGCGTGCAGAGATGCTGTCCTGGATTCACAAAGGTCAGGAAAACGCGCAGGCGAGTCAGGCGTTTGAGAATGAACTCCAGTGGAAGATGCGTGAGTTGTCTTTCCGGCTGGAAGACACTTCGGATCCAGGGCTCTCTGATTTCATGAAAGAGATCTGGGACAAATATGGGAAAAAGATGCCTCAGATCAGAGAGTACCTGAAGGCATTCGCGCAGGCCTTTGATCTGGATCTTCCCTGGATGAAAGAATCGTCACTGTTGGATACCGGTGATCTGGCGGGCAATGTTTCCAGCGAAGGGATCTGGGCACCTGGTGAAGCGACTCCCGAGGCGGATTCCGGTTCGGGATCGAAGCTCTGGCTGCCGGGGCAATCGTAA
- a CDS encoding Nramp family divalent metal transporter has protein sequence MSDDSAVVDEELVPDDVIPHQSLPPLKYRDLPAAISWKKMIGPSIMLAGLSLGSGEFVLWPYITYKTGFIFFWACLLGVMTQFFMNMEIERWTLVTGESAITGFCRLNKNWAWIMLMLNIVPWAWPGWATGAGTMLSWTFLGPETIATAQLDPAPAQFDLSKVSEKASYSSDSGTLQWRGPMSEPERDKLSLAFQQNEIPDQSALIFQKIQQGTDLNYEAKYSAFLGIAGLLLVGVVLTTGPVVYNTVEKIQIFLVGMIFVIAVILGIYLIQPYAVTAMLEGAISIGKMPDASSGLGTMALLGALAFAGAGGTMNLGQSNFIKDKGYGMGKYIGRITSPITGQEEAVSEVGYHFKHTPENQERWKQWWRAANIEHFFSFFLTCLACLVLLSLISYSLFYEANGQLREGMDKFGEGLNFIWGQAMLLEAKLGNTFKLLFLLMGVAILLTTELGVLDATARISADILKVNYLRENEHWSLSKLYYFFLWGEILLGSAILLYGSINPHFSQPLFLIKTSAAMNGGVMFLYSMILLYMNSKILSRSISTSPLRFVTMVWAAAFFGYFSLQAFQMQIIPYFFPHS, from the coding sequence ATGTCAGACGATAGTGCCGTTGTTGATGAAGAACTGGTTCCCGATGATGTCATCCCACACCAGTCCCTGCCCCCGTTGAAGTATCGCGATCTGCCTGCCGCGATTTCCTGGAAAAAGATGATTGGTCCCAGCATCATGCTGGCTGGCTTGTCATTGGGGTCCGGCGAGTTTGTACTCTGGCCTTATATCACTTACAAAACGGGCTTCATATTTTTCTGGGCCTGTCTGCTGGGAGTGATGACACAGTTTTTTATGAATATGGAAATCGAACGCTGGACGCTGGTGACCGGCGAAAGTGCGATTACCGGGTTTTGTCGATTGAACAAAAACTGGGCCTGGATCATGCTGATGTTGAATATTGTCCCGTGGGCGTGGCCCGGTTGGGCCACGGGAGCGGGAACCATGCTGAGCTGGACATTTCTGGGGCCGGAGACAATTGCTACAGCCCAACTAGATCCTGCACCAGCGCAATTCGATCTGTCGAAAGTCTCTGAGAAGGCGAGTTATTCTTCGGATTCAGGCACGCTTCAGTGGCGCGGACCCATGAGTGAACCGGAACGTGACAAATTAAGTCTGGCTTTTCAACAGAATGAGATTCCGGATCAGTCGGCGCTAATTTTTCAGAAGATTCAGCAGGGAACGGATCTCAATTACGAGGCGAAGTATAGCGCGTTTTTGGGGATTGCGGGACTGTTGCTGGTGGGGGTTGTCCTGACCACCGGACCTGTGGTTTACAATACGGTAGAAAAGATTCAGATCTTTCTGGTGGGCATGATTTTCGTGATCGCCGTCATCCTGGGGATCTATCTCATCCAGCCTTATGCAGTGACCGCCATGCTGGAAGGAGCCATCAGTATCGGCAAAATGCCTGACGCTTCCAGCGGTCTGGGAACGATGGCACTGCTGGGGGCATTGGCTTTCGCGGGTGCCGGGGGAACGATGAACCTGGGGCAGAGCAACTTTATCAAAGACAAAGGCTATGGAATGGGGAAGTACATTGGCCGCATTACGAGTCCGATTACCGGACAGGAAGAGGCGGTCAGTGAAGTCGGCTATCATTTCAAGCATACGCCGGAAAATCAGGAACGCTGGAAACAGTGGTGGCGAGCAGCCAATATCGAACATTTTTTCAGTTTCTTTTTGACTTGTCTGGCCTGCCTCGTGTTGCTGTCTCTGATATCGTATTCCCTGTTTTATGAAGCCAATGGCCAGCTTCGGGAGGGCATGGATAAGTTTGGTGAAGGACTGAATTTTATCTGGGGCCAGGCGATGCTTCTGGAAGCAAAATTAGGGAACACGTTCAAGCTGCTGTTTCTGTTGATGGGGGTGGCGATTCTGCTGACTACGGAGTTGGGGGTGCTGGATGCGACGGCCCGCATCTCTGCGGACATTCTTAAAGTCAATTATTTGCGGGAAAACGAGCATTGGTCTCTGAGCAAACTCTACTATTTCTTCTTGTGGGGAGAAATTCTTTTAGGCTCAGCGATCCTGCTCTATGGATCGATTAATCCGCATTTCAGTCAGCCTTTGTTTTTGATTAAAACTTCCGCTGCCATGAATGGCGGCGTGATGTTCCTGTATTCGATGATCCTGTTGTACATGAATTCGAAAATTCTGAGTCGCAGTATCAGCACCAGCCCGCTAAGATTTGTCACAATGGTCTGGGCTGCCGCCTTTTTTGGTTATTTCAGTCTACAGGCATTTCAGATGCAGATCATTCCTTACTTCTTCCCGCACAGTTGA
- a CDS encoding trans-sulfuration enzyme family protein: MRFETKCVHTGVDKDSTFNSCTTPIYTSSTFYWDSLESHKGFDYTRSGNPTRSAMEENIAALEGGVSCRATATGMAAITLALHLFKPGDHIIAGDDIYGGTYRLFADVFTKWGIKFSFVKMGDIENVRAAITPETKAIWIETPSNPLLNLVDIQAVTKVAAETGSGIITIADNTFCSPYLQRPIEYGVDIVLHSTTKYLNGHSDVVGGCVISRTDELAERVAYISNALGLGCSPFDAWLVLRGVKTLGARMEAHQRGAMALAQMLEAHPKVERVYYPGLESHPHHELAKRQQSGFGGMLSFDVKDGRPVAEKVMLNSKLFLLAESLGGVESLIEYPESMSHASMTEAARREAGITEKTVRVSVGIENPDDLVADLKQALDS; encoded by the coding sequence ATGCGTTTTGAAACAAAGTGTGTTCATACCGGAGTCGACAAGGACAGTACCTTTAACAGCTGTACAACTCCGATCTATACTTCCTCGACTTTCTACTGGGACAGCCTGGAGAGTCACAAAGGATTCGATTACACACGTAGCGGAAACCCGACGCGAAGTGCGATGGAAGAGAACATCGCTGCTCTGGAGGGGGGCGTCAGCTGTCGCGCTACTGCCACCGGTATGGCTGCCATCACACTGGCCCTGCATCTGTTTAAACCCGGCGATCACATCATCGCCGGCGATGACATTTACGGTGGTACCTACCGCCTGTTCGCAGACGTCTTCACCAAATGGGGAATTAAATTCTCCTTCGTCAAGATGGGTGACATTGAAAACGTCCGTGCAGCCATCACTCCGGAAACCAAGGCAATCTGGATCGAGACACCCAGCAATCCGCTGTTGAATCTGGTCGACATCCAGGCTGTAACGAAAGTAGCAGCCGAGACAGGCTCGGGCATCATTACAATCGCCGATAATACTTTCTGCTCTCCTTATCTGCAGCGGCCCATTGAATATGGAGTCGACATTGTTCTGCACTCGACGACGAAGTATTTGAACGGCCATTCCGATGTGGTGGGAGGCTGTGTGATTTCGCGGACAGATGAGCTGGCTGAGCGGGTCGCATATATTTCCAATGCACTGGGACTGGGATGTTCTCCCTTCGATGCCTGGCTGGTGTTGCGCGGGGTTAAGACCCTGGGAGCACGTATGGAGGCGCATCAGCGGGGAGCGATGGCTCTGGCACAGATGCTGGAAGCGCATCCCAAAGTGGAACGCGTCTATTATCCGGGACTGGAATCGCACCCGCATCATGAGCTGGCTAAGCGTCAGCAGAGTGGCTTTGGCGGGATGCTGAGTTTCGATGTTAAAGACGGGCGTCCGGTTGCCGAAAAAGTGATGCTGAACTCCAAGCTGTTTCTGCTGGCTGAATCACTGGGTGGCGTCGAATCTCTCATCGAATATCCGGAGAGCATGAGCCACGCTTCCATGACTGAAGCGGCACGCCGTGAGGCGGGGATCACTGAAAAGACCGTTCGTGTATCTGTAGGGATTGAAAACCCGGACGATCTGGTGGCAGATTTGAAGCAGGCTTTGGACAGCTGA
- the thrC gene encoding threonine synthase, translated as MTISTVSTELAFQKCISPDCEATYSLDEVLTGCPKCGELLDVTYQWDQVPLPQSLRDFEKRWSHRNRPLDFSGVWRFRELLPFASDEQIVTIGEGQTMLKTSQPVARYVGVNDDGLFLQYEGLNPSGSFKDNGMTAASTHATMVGAKVAACASTGNTSASLAVYASVAQKFKVVVFVGSGKIAFGKLSQALDYGAKTIQIQGDFDDALARVREVCQTEGIYLCNSVNPFRLEGQKSIMYRVLEGLDWQVPDWIVVPGGNLGNSSAFGKAFMELKALGLIDRIPRLAIINAQGANTLYQLYEKEGLRWNGGRYDRDRSSDFFTKMDQENRRASTLASAIEINRPVNFSKSLRALDVCDGIVREVSDQEILDAKAQVGAGGLGCEPASAASVAGARLLREEGVIAAGDRVVCILTGHQLKDPNATVAYHSATDEHLDEKLMNHGVNKTPFSNGPIVVENDLDKIINVIRSF; from the coding sequence ATTACGATTTCCACTGTATCGACTGAACTTGCATTCCAGAAGTGTATTTCACCTGATTGTGAGGCCACCTATTCTCTGGATGAGGTATTAACCGGTTGCCCCAAATGTGGCGAGCTGCTTGATGTCACTTATCAGTGGGACCAGGTGCCGCTGCCTCAGTCATTACGTGATTTCGAAAAACGCTGGAGTCATCGCAATCGACCACTCGATTTCAGTGGTGTCTGGCGGTTCCGCGAACTGCTCCCCTTTGCCAGCGACGAACAGATCGTCACGATTGGCGAAGGCCAGACGATGCTCAAAACCTCTCAGCCTGTCGCTCGCTATGTTGGTGTCAACGATGATGGCTTGTTCCTGCAGTATGAAGGACTGAACCCTTCCGGCAGCTTTAAAGATAACGGCATGACAGCCGCGTCTACCCATGCGACTATGGTCGGCGCAAAAGTCGCCGCCTGTGCTTCTACCGGAAACACCAGCGCCTCACTGGCCGTCTATGCCAGTGTCGCTCAGAAATTCAAAGTTGTCGTTTTCGTCGGCAGTGGAAAAATCGCCTTTGGCAAACTGTCACAGGCACTGGATTATGGTGCGAAAACGATTCAGATCCAGGGAGACTTCGACGATGCTCTCGCACGCGTGCGTGAAGTCTGTCAGACCGAAGGCATCTACCTCTGCAACAGCGTCAATCCCTTCCGTCTCGAAGGTCAGAAATCGATCATGTATCGCGTCCTGGAAGGACTCGACTGGCAGGTGCCGGACTGGATCGTTGTTCCCGGCGGAAACCTGGGGAACTCCAGCGCATTCGGCAAAGCGTTCATGGAACTCAAGGCACTCGGCCTGATCGATCGGATTCCGCGTCTGGCGATCATCAACGCCCAGGGCGCCAACACTCTGTATCAGCTCTATGAAAAAGAGGGGCTCCGCTGGAACGGAGGTCGCTATGACCGCGATCGCTCTTCCGATTTCTTCACGAAGATGGATCAGGAAAATCGCCGGGCTTCCACTCTGGCCAGTGCGATCGAAATCAATCGTCCCGTCAATTTCTCTAAATCACTCCGTGCCCTCGATGTCTGTGACGGCATCGTGCGTGAAGTCAGTGATCAGGAGATACTGGATGCCAAAGCTCAAGTCGGCGCTGGTGGTCTCGGCTGCGAACCTGCCAGTGCAGCAAGCGTCGCTGGAGCCCGACTCCTTAGAGAAGAAGGCGTCATTGCCGCCGGCGATCGCGTCGTCTGCATTCTGACCGGGCATCAGCTGAAAGATCCCAACGCGACCGTAGCATACCATTCTGCGACTGATGAACATCTGGATGAAAAACTGATGAATCATGGCGTAAACAAAACGCCTTTTTCGAACGGACCTATTGTCGTCGAGAATGATTTAGATAAAATAATAAATGTGATTCGATCTTTCTAA